The genomic window GCGGAAATCGCCGCTCAAGGGTTCGTACAGGCGGTCCAGCTCCTCCCAGGCGCCGTCCAGCAGGGACGGCCGGGACAGGCGCCGGGACATCCCGCTGACCACATCCTGCAGCACCTCGAACTCCCGGTAACTGCCGAGCCAGTCCTGCGCTGCCATGCGCGGTGCAATGCGTGCCAGACGCTCCGGCAGGCCGGGCGTGCGGCCCAGTACACCGTAGACCCGTTGGGTGAAGTGCTCCAGCGGCTCGCCAGAGAAGCGCCCCCAGTCGCGGGCCAGGCAGTGGTCGAAGAACACGTCGAGAAGCACGCCGGCCATGCGCCGGCGCTCGCTGGGGAAGCGCGTCTTGGCACTGTGTATCAAGGCGTGACTGTCGGTGAAGGCGTCGATGCGCCGGTGCAGGCGGATGCCCGCCTCGATCTCGGCGGGCCACTGGCCGGCCAGCGGGCCTTTGACGAAGTCGCCATAGAGGCTGCCGAGCAGTTGGGCGGGCCGGTCGCCGCCCAGGTGGAGGTGCGCGAGGTAGTTCATGGGGAGAGCTTAGCGCGGAACCGGTGCCGATCTGAATCGCCGTGCCGTGACCATGGCGTAGGAGCGGATTCATCCGCGATAGGTCCGCATCGCGCCCGGCGCCGATCGCGGACGGAGCCCGCTCCTACGCAGCCGGGTAATATCATCGCTGGTGATCATTACTATCGCCCCAAACGAATTCATATCGTTTTTGACCGATATATAGTTCGTCCCAACGCGATATACCGAAGTGCCCCATGACTGAACAACCCATGCTCGATCCTGGCATCGACCTCGACGAAATCTTCAAGGCCCTGGCCCACCCGGTGCGGCGCGACATGCTGCACTGGCTCAAGGATCCGGAGCAGTTCTTCGTCGAGCAGGAACACCAGTCCTTCGAGATCGGCGTCTGCGCCGGCAAGTTCGACCAGCGCACCGGCCTGTCGCAATCCACCGTCTCCGCGCATCTGGCCACCCTCCAGCGCGCGGGCCTGGTGACCAGTCGAAAAGTCGGCCAGTGGAACTTCTTCAAACGCAATGAAGAAACCATCCGGGCCTTTGTTCGCCACCTGAGCGAAGCGCTGTAACCGGCTACTGCCAGCCAAGACAACTTCCACTTCCAGGAGCAGGCGCATGCCCACTTCGCTTCTCGTCCTCGCTTTGTCCGCGTTTGCCATCGGCACCACGGAATTCGTGATCATGGGCCTGCTGCCCGAGGTCGCGGGCGACCTGTCCGTCACCATCCCGGCCGCCGGCTGGCTGGTCAGCGGCTATGCCTTCAGCGTCGCCATCGGCGCGCCGATCATGGCCCTGCTCACCGCCCGCCTGCCGCGCAAGACCGCCCTGCTGATGCTCATGGGCATCTTCATCCTCGGCAACCTGCTCTGCGCGGTAGCCGCCAACTACGGCCTGCTGATGCTGGCGCGGATCATCACCGCGCTCTGCCATGGCGCCTTCTTCGGCATCGGCTCGGTGGTCGCAGCCAGCCTGGTGCCGGCCAACCGCAAGGCTTCTGCCGTGGCCCTGATGTTCACCGGCCTGACCCTGGCCAACGTGCTGGGCGTGCCGGCCGGCACCGCGCTGGGCCAGATCGCCGGCTGGCGCTCGCCGTTCTGGGTGGTGACGCTGATTGGCGTGGCGGCTCTGATCGGCCTGTGGCGCGTGCTGCCCCGCAACAACGATGAAGAAGCGGTGGACATGCGCAAGGAAGTCGCCGCGCTGCGCAACGGCCCGCTGTGGCTCGCACTGGGCACCACCGTACTGTTCTCGGCGGCCGTCTTCGCCTTGTTCACCTACGTCGCGCCGCTGCTGGGCGAAGTCACGCGGGTCTCGCCGCGCGGCATCACCTGGAGCCTGGTGCTGATCGGCCTGGGCCTGACCCTGGGCAACATCATCGGCGGCCGCCTCGCCGACTGGCGCCTGGGCACCACCCTGGCCGGCGTGTTCGCCGTCATGGCGGTGGTGTCCACCGCGCTGAGCTGGACCAGCGCCGCGCTGGTGCCGGCCGAGATCACCCTGTTCATCTGGGCTGCCGCCGCCTTCGCCGCCGTGCCGGCTTTGCAGGTGAACGTGGTGCGCGTCGGCGGCGCCGCGCCGAACCTGGTCGCCACCCTGAACATCGGCGCCTTCAACGTCGGCAATGCCATCGGCGCCTGGGTCGGCGGCAGCGTCATCGACCACAGCCTGGGCCTGACCCGCGTGCCCCTGGCCGGCGCCGTGCTCTCCGTCCTCGCGCTGATCGCGGTGATGATCGCCTTCAGCGGCAAACCCAACCAGCCCCAACCTGTCCTCGATTGATCCTCTACCCTCACGCCCCGGAGTAACGCAATGACCACGCTTTTCGACCCCATCGTCATCGGTGACCTGGAACTGCCCAACCGCATCGTCATGGCCCCGCTGACCCGTTGCCGCGCCGACGAAGGCCGTGTGCCCAACGCGCTGATGGCCGAGTACTACACCCAGCGCGCCGACGCCGGCCTGATCCTCAGCGAAGCCACCTCGGTGACCCCGATGGGCGTCGGCTACCCGGACACCCCCGGCATCTGGTCCGACGACCAGGTACGCGGCTGGACCAACGTCACCAAGGCCGTGCACGCCAACGGTGGCCGCATCTTCCTGCAGCTGTGGCACGTGGGCCGCATTTCCGACCCGCTGTACC from Pseudomonas sp. GCEP-101 includes these protein-coding regions:
- a CDS encoding MFS transporter, whose amino-acid sequence is MPTSLLVLALSAFAIGTTEFVIMGLLPEVAGDLSVTIPAAGWLVSGYAFSVAIGAPIMALLTARLPRKTALLMLMGIFILGNLLCAVAANYGLLMLARIITALCHGAFFGIGSVVAASLVPANRKASAVALMFTGLTLANVLGVPAGTALGQIAGWRSPFWVVTLIGVAALIGLWRVLPRNNDEEAVDMRKEVAALRNGPLWLALGTTVLFSAAVFALFTYVAPLLGEVTRVSPRGITWSLVLIGLGLTLGNIIGGRLADWRLGTTLAGVFAVMAVVSTALSWTSAALVPAEITLFIWAAAAFAAVPALQVNVVRVGGAAPNLVATLNIGAFNVGNAIGAWVGGSVIDHSLGLTRVPLAGAVLSVLALIAVMIAFSGKPNQPQPVLD
- a CDS encoding acyl carrier protein phosphodiesterase, whose product is MNYLAHLHLGGDRPAQLLGSLYGDFVKGPLAGQWPAEIEAGIRLHRRIDAFTDSHALIHSAKTRFPSERRRMAGVLLDVFFDHCLARDWGRFSGEPLEHFTQRVYGVLGRTPGLPERLARIAPRMAAQDWLGSYREFEVLQDVVSGMSRRLSRPSLLDGAWEELDRLYEPLSGDFREFYPELQAFVRNLPNSMDGPA
- a CDS encoding ArsR/SmtB family transcription factor, yielding MLDPGIDLDEIFKALAHPVRRDMLHWLKDPEQFFVEQEHQSFEIGVCAGKFDQRTGLSQSTVSAHLATLQRAGLVTSRKVGQWNFFKRNEETIRAFVRHLSEAL